One window of the Maylandia zebra isolate NMK-2024a linkage group LG19, Mzebra_GT3a, whole genome shotgun sequence genome contains the following:
- the rhd gene encoding rh blood group, D antigen: MPPQYAPSLRSRLAPLLLFLQTGFIIIFAFYTEIERNGNADDFSKRYPEFQDVNVIVILGFGFLGTFLVRHGFSGSGFNLLVAAMATQWALILNGVESLYYRGRLRIDLKSLIVAEMCTASALISIGAVLGKTNPVHLILIGLLEVSGFILNKWLLQFLLNTRPLISIMMLHIFGSLFGLMLTGTLYRKGSEQRFEKEKFDTKMGLFSMLGTVVLWMFWPSFNSVLVDDRTPGRKLEAVCSTYLALAVSAVTAAAMSVLSNPKGKLHLIHLQSCILAGGVAVGVSMSAVRHPWEAMIIGFAAAIISSIGFQYLKIHMLLAFQCHDTCAILSSHALPGLLGWIAHLVLQIKDSDDHTVAIRFAVFHICSLLITIALSVTLGILTGLLIRLKFWRPPQYKNCFDDQAFWEFSHLAVRK; this comes from the exons ATGCCTCCTCAGTACGCACCAAGCCTGCGCTCTCGTCTGGCACCCTTGCTGCTTTTCCTGCAGACTGGGTTTATCATcatatttgctttttacactGAAATCGAAAGAAATGGAAACGCTGATGACTTCAGCAAACGTTACCCAg agTTCCAGGATGTGAATGTGATAGTGATTCTAGGCTTTGGCTTTTTGGGCACTTTTCTAGTGCGCCATGGTTTCAGTGGCTCCGGGTTCAACCTCCTTGTGGCTGCCATGGCCACCCAGTGGGCCCTCATACTGAACGGTGTGGAGTCCTTGTACTACAGGGGAAGGCTCAGGATAGATCTGAAAAG CTTGATAGTTGCTGAGATGTGCACTGCCTCAGCCCTCATTTCAATTGGAGCTGTGCTGGGGAAGACCAACCCAGTCCACCTCATCCTTATTGGACTGCTCGAGGTGTCAGGGTTCATCCTAAACAAATGGCTTCTGCAGTTTCTCCTGAAC ACCCGTCCTCTGATCAGCATCATGATGCTTCACATCTTTGGGTCCTTGTTTGGACTCATGCTGACAGGGACACTTTACCGTAAAGGCTCAGAGCAGCGATTTGAAAAGGAGAAATTTGACACAAAGATGGGATTGTTTTCCATGTTAG GGACTGTTGTCCTCTGGATGTTTTGGCCCAGTTTTAACTCTGTCCTCGTGGATGATCGGACTcctgggaggaagctggaagcCGTGTGCAGCACCTACCTGGCCCTGGCCGTTAGTGCTGTGACAGCAGCTGCGATGTCTGTGCTCTCCAACCCCAAGGGAAAACTACACCTG ATCCACCTGCAGTCCTGCATCCTCGCTGGTGGCGTCGCTGTCGGCGTCTCCATGTCAGCAGTTCGTCATCCTTGGGAAGCCATGATAATCGGCTTTGCTGCTGCCATAATATCATCCATTGGATTCCAGTATCTTAAG ATCCACATGCTGCTGGCATTTCAGTGCCATGACACATGCGCTATCTTAAGCAGTCATGCACTTCCTGGTCTACTGGGATGGATAGCGCATCTTGTCCTGCAGATCAAAGACTCAGATGATCACACAGT AGCGATCCGGTTTGCTGTATTTCACATCTGTAGTCTCCTCATCACCATCGCTCTGAGTGTGACGCTGGGAATCCTTACAG GGCTCCTTATCAGGTTGAAGTTTTGGAGACCACCCCAGTACAAGAATTGCTTTGATGATCAAGCCTTCTGGGAG ttttctcATCTGGCTGTGCGCAAATAA